The Geobacillus genomosp. 3 genome segment AACTTGCTCCGTGATGATCGTCCCGCCAAGCAAAAAGCCAAAGTTCAAGCCGATGACGGTAATGACTGGGATCATCGCGTTGCGCAGCGCGTGCACCCAAATGACCGTCCGCTCCCTTAAGCCTTTCGCCCGCGCCGTCCGGATAAAGTCGGCCCGGATGACTTCCAACATCGACGAGCGGCTCATCCTGGCAATCATCGCCGCCGATCCGGTTCCGAGCGTAATGGCCGGCAATATTAACTGTTTCAGCCCTTCTGCGGTGTAAAATGGCTGGTCCAGCCCGCCGACCGGCAACAGCTGCAAGTTGACGGCAAAAATTAAAATGAGCACAGTCCCTAACCAAAAGTTCGGAATCGAAATGCCCGCCAAGGCAAACACGGTGCTGGACACATCAAACCATGAATTTTGCCGAATGGCAGAAATAATGCCGGCGACAACGCCGATGATCACCGCGACGATAATGCTGGCAATCGCGAGTTTGAGCGTGTTCGGAAACCGCGTTGCGATCGCATCCCACACCGGCTGTTTCGTTTGGTACGAATAGCCGAGATCGCCATGAAGCAGCCCATTCATGTAGCGACCATACTGGACGAGAAACGGGTCGTTGAGCCCTAAATCTTCGCGGATGGCGTTAATGTCAGACTGCGATGCGGTCGGGCCGGCGATAATGGCTGCCGGATCTCCCGGAGCAATGTACATGCTCGTAAAGACGAGAAAGGAGATGCCGATTAACAACAAAATAAGTTGTAGGAATCTTCTGACAATCATCCCTGCCATCGTGTTCACCCCTTTTCTGTTGTTTTTATAAAAAGGAATTTTTTATACATTTGTTAATCAAATTTATAATATTATTTAACAAAGTTAATCATGATTTCGTTTTTTATGATTATATAGGAATTCGAATGATTTTTCTACATAATTCTCTAAAAAAAGTGAATTTTTTTAGTTGGCCGAACATGCATTTTTACGTGACGCGCTGCAATAAGAGATGCGGGGCGCCCGCCAGGATGGCAAGAACATTCGGGCCTTGCCTGCGGAGCGGCTGGGCGAAGCTTCCTCAAGCGGGCAGGCGGCAATTCCACTGCGCCGGCGCGAAGGAGGTTCTAATACCGGTCGTATATGCAAGAACAACCGAACCGATTTCGATCCATAGCAAATAAAAAACGCCCCTTTATGGGGCGCTGTTCCATGACGCTTCTTCCGTTGCCGGAGGCCGCTACAACTTCAACCCCGTCCGGCTCTTGAAGCGGCGCAGCAAAATATGGCTTTCCACTCTCGTGATGCCTTCTAGGGCGTACAGCTCGTTGTTGATGAATTTTTCCAGGGCGGCAAAGTCTTCGACAAGGACGTGCATATGGAGCGTGCTCGGGCCGGTCATTTGGTAGCAGCTCGCCACGCTCGGGTTCTCCGCCAACTTTTGCGCCACTTCGACCAAATACGCCGGCTCGCAGTCGACCTCGAAAAACGCCGACACTTGTTTGCCGAATTTCTCCGAATTGATGACAACGGTAAACTTTTCAATGACACCGTGTTTGACGAGCTGGTTGACCCGCTCGCGGACGGCAACGCGCGATAAGTTGAGCTTTTTGCCGATGTCGACATAGGACATGCGGCCATCTTCAATTAACATCTCCAGGATTTTGCGGTCAATGTCGTCTAGTTTCACTGCATCGTCACCCGCCTACGCATCCATTTTTCTATCATTATATCGGTTGAAGCGGTGCGTTGGAAACTCTTTCTTTCGGTTGCGCTCCCCCTTGAACGGAAAAAAGGCCCTCTGTTTGTCCTGGCAAACAGAGGGCCTTTTTCTTTGTCAAGCGCTATGTCGGTTAGGCTCTTGCCATGCCGATCGAGGCGTCTGGCGTTTTGTAGGAAGACGCGTCATCATGTTGGTCTTGTTGGTCGTCGTTTGGCGCCGTTGTGTTTTCGTCAGCCGGCGTTTGTTCCGTTTCGTTCGCCGTGTTGTCTTGCGTCGGCGCTGTTTCGTCGCTTGGCGTCGCTTTCTTCTCTTCGCTTGCGTTGGCGTTATCCGTTCCGGCGTTGTCTTCGGCTTTGTCGGTCAAAGCGGTCAACGGTTTATCGACGTAGTCGATCGGGTTGACCGGTTTACCGTCTTTGCGAATTTCAAAGTGGACGTGGATGCCCGCTTGTTTGTTAAATTCGCTTTGCCCTGCCTTGCCAAGCACTTCGCCTTGTTTCACCGTATCGCCTGCTTCCACTTTCACGTCAGCGAGCGATTGATAGACGGTCGTGACCCCTTGTTCATGGTTGATTTCCACCACGTAACCTAAAATCGGGTCTTTTTCCGCTTTCGTGACCGTGCCGCTTAATGCAGCCGTAACGTCAAACGTTTTGCCGTCCTGGCGCACAAGGTCGATCCCTTGGTTTGGATGGTACGTATGATCATAAAAGACGAGGGCTGCTTCCTGTTCTTGTTCCGATGCTTTTTCGTCATAGAACGGTGTTTTCACTTGTACTGCGTTCGGATCGAGCACAGGCATCGCGATGTTTTCGACCGCTTCATTGACCGGAATGGCCGGGTTTTCTTGCTCGGCGGTGCCGTTTTTCGCCACGTCGTTTTCGCCCGCGTTCTCCTGTTTGTCCGCCTGGAACCAGAGCGCGCCGGCGACAATCAACGCCGCGCAAGATAGATAAATAGCCGGAAATACCCAACGTTTGCGAAAGAAACGCTTCAGCGACGGTTGTTTTTGTTCCTCTCTCATGTTCATCACCTCAGCAACCATTTTGAACAGAAAGAGGAAAAGATATACACGCCGCAAACAATTTTTTTGCTTATTTTTTGACATTCGGCCTCGTTTTATGCAAAAAAAATCGGAGCGGACGCTCCGTTATTTTTTCACGGTCAACTTATTCAAAAAAGCAGTCGCTGAGGAGATGCGGACGCCGCGGTAATAATGTTTGACAATGTCGGCGTACGTTTTCCCTTCTTGGGCCATAAAGTTGGCACCATACTGGCTCATGCCGACGCCATGACCGTAGCCTTTTGTCGTGATGATGATGTCATCGCCTTTCCGCACCCACGTAAAATCGGTTGACGGCAAGCCGAGCCGTTCACGCACCTCGCGGCCGGTAAACGTCTTGCCGCCAACTTTCACTTCACCGACGCGGCGGCCGGGCGTGCGTGATAAAATGACGCCGACCGAACCGTCGGCGGACAGCGTTACGCCAAGACGCCGTTCAAATTCCGCAACGGTCATCGTTTTTCGCTGATAAAACTTCGGCGATTGTGTATCCCACGGGCTGGCTACGCTCTTTAAATACGGAAACTCGTTTTGCCAATACGCCTCTGAATTTTCAGTATACCCGTTGCTTGTGGAAAAAAAGAGCGCCTCGATCGGTTCATTGTTGTACGTTAAAATTTGTCCGCGCGTATCCAAAACCGCCTTCGTTATTTTTTTCATTTTCCAGTCATAGTCGCTTCCCCATAGCTTCCGCAGTTCGTCATCACTGTAATACACTTGGTGTGTCACCGTATCTGTCACGTTTGCGCCTTCGGGCAGGCGAAACGGCTGGTTGGCAAGCAGCTGTTTGACAATGTACGTTCGGGCTGTCAGCGCTTGTGCCTTTAACGCCTCGAGTTCAAATTCAGCCGGCATTTCCGCCGCTACAACGCCAATGACATATTGTTCGAGAGGAATTTTTTCTACGCGTTGTTCTTTGCTTCGGTAGACCGCCACGTCAACGGACGGCCCTTCGGCTGCCTGCGAACGTTGGAGTTGTTCTTGCTTGTGCAGTTGTTCGGCCAATTTTGCCACCTTCCCGTCGTAAAATGGTAGAACGAGCGCCGCCGGAATGACGAGGATGGCGACAAATAGGCATAGTGCGAGTACGATTACTGGTTTTAGTCGTTTCACCATAGCCGAGCCCCCAATATGCATTTTTCGAGCGCAAGCGGACATCATGAATCAATGCCTGCATGGCTTCGGTTCGTTACTATAGTTATGGGCTCGGACAAGTATATATGACAGTTTTCTTTCGCGTTCCCTCCCATCCTTGAACGAGCGGATTTTGCGGTCAAAACGCGGAAGGGTGGCATTGGCCGGTCAAGCGGGGGCTAACGTTGGCCAAGGAAGGGGCGGCCAGGAAATGCAAAAAAAACGACCATTCCCTACCAACGGTAGTTCACGGTCGTTTTTCGCCATTATCCGTTCCATTCGATCGCTTGGACTTGGTCAAGTTGTTCCGTTTCTTCGCGGACGCGTTCAATATCGGCGCCAAGCGCCGCCAATTTTTCGTGGAAGCGGACATAGCCGCGGTCAAGATGGCGCAGCTCGGTCACGCGCGTGTAGCCGTCCGCTGCGAGGCCGGCCAAAATCAAAGCAGCCGCAGCGCGCAAATCCGTTGCCGCCACCTCGGCGCCTTGCAGCTGGCACGGGCCGTTAATAATGACGGAGCGTCCTTCAATTTTAATATCGGCGTTCATCCGGCGGAATTCTTCCACATGCATGAAGCGGTTTTCAAAGACGGTCTCCGTGATCATGCTGGTGCCTTCCGCTTTTAACAAGAGAGCCATCATTTGCGACTGCATGTCGGTCGGAAATCCAGGGTATGGCATCGTCTTAATATCGGCCGCTTTCAACGTTTCCGGACCGATGACACGCACGCCGTTTTCCTCTTCGATGACCGTCACGCCCATTTCTTCCAGCTTGGCAATAAGTGAGCTTAAATGTTCGGGAACCGCCCCTTGCACGAGGACGTTGCCGCCCGTGATGGCGGCGGCGACCATAAACGTGCCGGCTTCGATGCGGTCCGGGATGACCGTATGCGCCGTACCGACAAGCTCGTCGACCCCTTCAATACGGATCGTGCCCGTGCCGGCGCCCCGCACCTTGGCACCCATCGCATTCAAAAAGTTCGCCAAATCAACGATTTCCGGCTCTTTGGCACAGTTTTCAATCACGGTCATGCCTTCCGCGAGCACGGCTGCCATCATAATATTTTCTGTCGCTCCGACGCTTGGGAAGTCCAAATATACTTTGGCGCCGCGGAGACGGCCGTTCACTTCTGCATCAATAAAGCCGTTGCCGACTTTCACGGAGGCGCCCATTGCTTCAAAGCCTTTTAAGTGTTGATCAATCGGGCGCGAACCAATGGCACAACCGCCCGGCAGCGCAACACGGGCTCGGCCGTTGCGCGCCAACAGCGGTCCCATCACGAGCACGGAAGCGCGCATTTTCCGCACATATTCAAACGGCGCTTCCACCGTCAACGGACCGGTGGCATCGACCATCACGGCATTGCCGGCGATGCGCACATCGGCGCCTAAATAGCGGAGCACTTCGCTGATTGTATATACATCGGAAAGAGCAGGCACATCATGAATCGTACTTGTTCCTTTAGTCGCTAATAAGGTGGCAGCGATGACGGGCAAAACGGCATTTTTTGCACCTTCCACTTTGACGGTGCCGCTCAACCGGTTTCCGCCACGGACGATGATCTTTTCCAAGGTATTCCCCTCCGCGTCCAATTTCTCTATATTAATATTCAATGGTAATGATTGGGGTTCCAACAACGACGCGCGTCTTGCCGCCCAATCTTTCTCTCAAGGCGAGTTGCATGTTCATCTTCTGGTGATTGGCGGCCGGGAGAACGTTCTTCCACTGCCCAGTATATGCAGACAGGGAGACAAATGACTCTTCCCGCAACCACTCGACAGGCGTCGCTTGAAAGTCTCGCAGCAATTGAGAGGCCTGGTTGAACAAACCACCTTTCATATTACCATTGAACTCGCCTTCAATACAAGCATAAAATGTAGGATCGTTCACAAATAGTCCGTTCGTCTTTTCTCGAATGTGTTGTGCTGCTTCTTTCCACCTAGTTTGGCTCCATGTAGGGCCAGTTGCTTCATAGAGGATATACGTTTGCGGCGTCCCATTTGTGACGGTCATCACGAGCTGAATTTGTTCTTGAAAGAAGGGGTGTTCGCGTTTGCCGATCGCTTTTTGCCAATGACTTGTGCGGCTGAACGACCAGCGAAACGAACGATACGTTTGTTTCAGTTCGGCCATTTTTTTGAAAAAGTCCGCATCATTTTGAATATCGTGGGCATACTCTCTTGTGTAAATGACCCAGCGGCCAAGTGAGGCACCGTGTTGCGTTAATGTATGTGCCATTGTTTCCATCGGTACCGACCATTCGTCTCCCCGCGCACCTTCCGTCCGGTACTGCCATGCGGCCAAAAACAGACTTGTGAGCATGAGCGCCATCAGCCATTTGATCTGTTTTTTTCTCATCTTCGTTCCCTTCCTCTCCTTACTTGTTATTGTTGCCACCAGGCAAGGGAACATACGTCAAAAAAATCGACAACAGATGATTTTTGAAATCGTTTTCATGCATAAAAAAAGAGCGAGCGGGCAACGCCGCTCACAAAGGGGGAAGGAGCCCGCGGCCGGGCGTGCGGCGGGCACTAGAAGGCGGTAAGGCGCACCGCTTGTGGAAGTGTGGCGATCGAGCAGATGCAGGGGAGCGGCGAACGGAACAAAAACAGGGCTTGGGCGGAAGATAAGCCGACACGATGCGACAAAAGCGGCTTTGGCGGCTTTGCTTGAGCGGATTCCAACCACCCGCTCCCCTCAATCGCGGAACAAATACGGCAAATCAGTTGACCATGCCCAATAGTCAAGGAAAAAGTTCGCGACCGTTGAGCCGATGGCAATCGTGAGCAAAATGTACAACAGCCGCCCTTGGACGACGCGGTTTGGCTTCAGCAACAGATCAATCCGCACCGCTTGGAGCGTCCACCACGTCACGGCCATAAACGCCAAATGAACGATAATCGCAACCAATGCCTGTTGGCCAATGATTGACATCACCGCTTTCCACCGTTACGCAAAACTTACAAAACTCTACAAGGTTTTCGTAGTCCACGCGTTTATGTTCCAATCGAATCCGTATCTTCTGCATCTGTCTTTCGAGTTTTGCCGTGTTGCGTGTTTTGACGTAACGGATTGCACCACCTTTCTCTTGAATTTTATTCATTTCATACTTTCTTGAGCATTGGCGCTGCAATCGGTGCAAACGCTTCTCCAGCTTTTAACTCCCTTATCCTCTTCTTGGCTTGGTTGGCTCTGTTTGGTCGATCATTTCCATGTCTACGTTGCAGCGTTGACAGATTTGCTCCATTTGCCAATACTGTCATCCTCCATCGCAATCACCCTATACATAAATAATGCCATAAAATTTTATTATTTACGCATAGAGTTGTATAAATCGTTATAAAAATGGTTTAACTGCTAACACCCTCTCTCGAAAAAAGGTCCACCGCCTCATTTTCTCTCATTGTTGCCCTCGATAAAGGAATTCCGTACCCCCTGTTTAACAAAAAAGAGGAGAGGCGTTCCTCTCCCCTTATTGTACCGTTACGGCAAAAAATCACCAAAATGCCCGAATTGGGCGAGCACATCGTACGCAAGCCCCGGCGCCCAACCGACCGCCAGCGTTCCGAGCGCGCAAAGGACCACAGCGGTCGACAATCCCGCCGGCAAGCGGCGCAATGGCGCGAGAGAAGCCGGGCGGAAAAAGAGCTGAACGAGCAAGTTGAAATAGTACACGTACGAGATGACGGTCGTGATCGCCATCACCGCAGCCAGCACGTAATGGCCCGGTTCGGTCACGACAAGGCCGATGAACAAATAGAGCTTGGCGATGAATCCGGCCGTCCCCGGAATGCCGGCGAGCGAGAGCAAAAACAAGCCGAGTGCCGCTGCCAAGAGCGGACGGTGCCGGTATAAACCGGCGAGCCCGGCCAAATCATCAGAGCCGGTTTCGTTGACGATATGCGCCACGATGGCAAACGCTCCAATGTTCATAAACACATAGGCGAGCAAGTAAATCCAAAGCGAATCGATCATCGTCCATGACATCGCGGCAAACCCGGCGAGCAAGTAGCCGGCATGGGCGATGCTCGAGTAGGCGAGGAGCCGCTTTAAGCTCCGCTGCCGAAGCGCCACGACGTTGCCGATGATCATCGTCAGTCCGGCCAGCACGGCGATGACGGGCTGCATCGACAGCAAGAGTGATGACGGGTCCCGTCCTTCTGCCGGCGCGGCGGCAAACATCGTCACAAACAGGCGGAGAAGGAGAACGAAGCCGGCTGTTTTCGATACGACGCTGAAAAACGCCGTCGCCGGAACGGGCGCCCCTTCGTACACGTCCGGCGCCCACATATGGAACGGGACGGTCGCCAGCTTAAACGAAACGCCAATCAACAACAGAAGGAAGGCCAAAGCGAGCATGTACGTCTCGTTCGTCTCCTGCAGCCGGCGCGCCATATCGCCGAGATTCGTCGTTCCGGTCAAACCGAATACATAGCTCATGCCAAACAGCATGATGGCGGTGGCGATGCCGCCGTTAATCACATATTTGAGCGCCGCCTCGTTCGACGCCGTTGCCGTTTTGCGCAAGCCGGCCAAAATGTAGGACGAGACCGTAAGCAGCTCGATGCTGACAAACAGCGTCAACAAATCGCCGCTTGAAGCCACCATCATCGCCCCAAGCAAAGCAAACAGCATCATGTAGACAAATTCACCACGATAGCGGCCGCCCTCTTTCGGCTCCCACTCGGCGACAAGGAGAAGAGCGAGCGCCCCGCCGGCTAGCAAGATGAGCTTGAACGCTTTCGCAAAGCCATCAAGCCGGAACGTATCGTGCAAAATTGAAACCGGCTCGGCCGGAATCATTGCCGCCGTCACCGCCAATGCGACCACAGCTGCCGCCGCTGCGCCCCAGGCGAGCGGGCGGCGGCTTCGCTCCTTCGGCATGGCCAAGTCAATCAATAACAGCACGACCGCCGCCGCGAGAACGATCCATTCGGGTGTCATCATGCTCCAATTTGCTTGCCACACATCGTTCATGTCGATCAACCCCCTAACCCGTTCATCATCGTCTCCAGCACGGCGGCAAGCGGCCCGGCCAATAACTGCGGATACACGCCGACCGCCACGATCAAGACGACGAGGACGAACGCCGGCACGGCTTCTTTCGCTTGTAAATCGATTGCATCCCCTCGCGGCTCACCCAAACCCGCCGCAGACTCTTGCGACCCGTGCAGGCCCAACGCCGATTCATATCGTTCGCGGGCGCGGCCAAACGTGATGTCAAGAATGGCCCGCAGCGAATAAACGGCGGCGAAAATCAACCCGAGTGCCCCGGCCGCCGCCAGCGCCGGCTTCGTTGCAAACAGTCCGAGAAAAGCAGTGAATTCGCCGACAAATCCGGCAAGCCCCGGCAGTCCAAGCAGGGCGAGCGCCGCGGTTAGCAAATACCCGGAAAAAAGCGGCATCGCTTTCGCCAGCCCGCCAAGCCGGTTGATGTCGGTCGTTCCGATCCGGTTGGCGAGAACGCCGACGAGCAAAAACGACAAGGCGGCAATCAGCCCGTGGGCGACCGACTGAAACACTGCTCCTTGAATGCCGGCCTCATTGAGCGCGCCAAGACCGACGAGCACGACCCCCATATGCGATACGCTCGAATAGGCGAGCACATGTTTCAGCTCGCGCTGCCGGAGCGCCAACAGCGCTCCGTATAGCACATTGACGACCCCCAACACCGCAATGGCGCCGGCAAACGTGCGAAACTCATCCGGAAACAGGCCGATCCCGAAGCGGATCATCCCGTATGCCGCAATTTTCAGCAACACTCCGGCGTGGAGCATAACGACCGGCGGCGGCGCTTCGACGTGAACGCGGATGAGCCAGCGATGAAGCGGAACAGCCGGCAGCTTGACGGCAAACGCCAACAGCAACCCGCCAAGCAGCCAATGACGCGCTTCTGCCGTCAACGGGGCGATCAGCTGCCCTTGGGCGACCGGATTATGTAACATTTCATGAAGGAGCGCGAAATTTGCTGTTCCGGTGCGGGCGACAAGCACGGCAATGACAATCAGCAACAGCGCCGAGCCGAGCCCATTGTACAGCAAGTAGCCGTATGCCGCCCGTTCGCGCTCAAACCCGCCCCATTTGCCGACGAGCAAAAACATGGCAACCAGCGTCACTTCGAGGAAGAGGAAAAACCAGATGAAGTTGGCGGCGGCAAACACGCCAAGCATGCCAATTTCAAGCGCGAGCAGCCACATAAAATATCCTTTTTTCTCCGTTTTGATCAGCACGGACGCGACAGCGGCCAATGTCCCCAACACAGCAGTCAGGACGATAAACACAAGCGACAGCCCGTCAATGCCAAGCTCATAACGGATCACATACGCCGCGTCTGTTAAAAACGGAAGGTTGGCGAGCCGCACCCAATCGCGCGCCTCATCGAGCTGCTCAAGAGGAAAGCCGCGCCATGACTGGATGAACGCAAACAGTGCCAACAATAACGGCGGTACGGTGGCGGCGGTGCCAAGCCATTGAATCGTTTTCGTATCCGTCCGGCGGACAAACGCCAGCAAAAGGATGCCTAACAGCGGTGAAAAAACGAGCAGCGACAAAAAGATCATAGCCAGTTCCCCCCTGTCAACGCGAAGATGACGACCAAAATGGCCAGTCCGGCCACCGTCACCGCCCCATATGTCTGCGCTTGCCCGTTTTGTCCACGCGAGCCGGCGGACGCAGCCGTGCCGACGATGCCGGCAGCCAGCCGGGCGAGCCCTTCGACAAGGAAGCGGTCGACATACGCCAACAGGCGGCTAAGGAATGACACAAACGCTACAACCGTCCACCGGTAGAGGTCGTCAATGTAATAGTGGTGGCGCAGCAATTCGTACACGTGCGGCGTGCGCGCGGACAACCAGTCGCGCGGCACGGTCCGCTTTCCGTACATGAGCCAGGCAAGGAGAATCCCGGCAAGCGACACAGTTGTCGCCACAACGGCGAGCCACCCCGGCGCCGCTTCATGATGGTAAGTCCCATCGGTCAGCCACTCACCGAGGAACGAGCCAAACCACGGCGTTTGAATGTACCCGGAAGCGATCGACAACACGCCGAGCACCACCATCGGCCCGACCATGGACGCCGGCGCTTCATGCGCCTCGCCTTGGTGACGCGCCGGTCCCGCAAAGACGAGGAAAAAGAGCCGGAACATATAAAACGACGTCAGCAGCGCCGCGGCAACCGCGAGCCAAAAGAGCTCGACCGGCCCGTTCGCCCAAGCCGCCGCTAAAATTTCGTCCTTGCTGAAAAAGCCGGCAAACAGCGGAACGCCGCTGATCGATAGCGCCCCGACCAAAAAGAGCGGCGCGGTCCACGGCAGCCGCCGCCAAAGCCCGCCCATCTCTTCAATGTTTTGCGTATGAACGGCGTGAATGACGCTGCCGGCGGCCAAAAAGAGCAACGCTTTGAAAAAGGCGTGCGTCGTTAAATGGAAGATGGCGGCGACATAACTGCCGGATCCGAGCGCAAGCATCATATAGCCGAGCTGGCTGACCGTCGAATAGGCAAGAACCCGTTTAATGTCCGTCTGCACCAAGCCGATCGTCGCGGCGAAAATCGCCGTCACCCCGCCGATCACAGCCACGGTCATCATGGCCGCTTCGCTTGCCTCAAAGAGCGGGAACAACGCAGCAACGAGGTACACCCCAGCCGCCACCATTGTCGCGGCATGGATGAGCGCCGACACCGGCGTCGGTCCTTCCATCGCATCCGGGAGCCACGTATGGAGCGGAAACTGCCCGGACTTGCCGATGGCGCCAATAAAAATGAGAATAGCCGTCAGGGTCGTCATGTCCGGCGACAGTGTGCCGTCGCCGACGGCGCGGAAAATGTCGTCGTAATCAAAGCTTTTCGTCTGCCAAAACAAGAGCATTATGCCGATGAAAAAGCCGACATCGCCGATACGCGTCATAATGAACGCCTTTTTCGCTGCTGCTTTTGCTTCTTCTTTATAGAAGTAAAAACCGAT includes the following:
- the nikB gene encoding nickel ABC transporter permease, whose amino-acid sequence is MAGMIVRRFLQLILLLIGISFLVFTSMYIAPGDPAAIIAGPTASQSDINAIREDLGLNDPFLVQYGRYMNGLLHGDLGYSYQTKQPVWDAIATRFPNTLKLAIASIIVAVIIGVVAGIISAIRQNSWFDVSSTVFALAGISIPNFWLGTVLILIFAVNLQLLPVGGLDQPFYTAEGLKQLILPAITLGTGSAAMIARMSRSSMLEVIRADFIRTARAKGLRERTVIWVHALRNAMIPVITVIGLNFGFLLGGTIITEQVFAINGVGRLMVQAIAARDFPMVQGSVLLVATLFVLVNLIVDIIYTLVDPRISYD
- a CDS encoding Lrp/AsnC family transcriptional regulator: MKLDDIDRKILEMLIEDGRMSYVDIGKKLNLSRVAVRERVNQLVKHGVIEKFTVVINSEKFGKQVSAFFEVDCEPAYLVEVAQKLAENPSVASCYQMTGPSTLHMHVLVEDFAALEKFINNELYALEGITRVESHILLRRFKSRTGLKL
- a CDS encoding M23 family metallopeptidase: MREEQKQPSLKRFFRKRWVFPAIYLSCAALIVAGALWFQADKQENAGENDVAKNGTAEQENPAIPVNEAVENIAMPVLDPNAVQVKTPFYDEKASEQEQEAALVFYDHTYHPNQGIDLVRQDGKTFDVTAALSGTVTKAEKDPILGYVVEINHEQGVTTVYQSLADVKVEAGDTVKQGEVLGKAGQSEFNKQAGIHVHFEIRKDGKPVNPIDYVDKPLTALTDKAEDNAGTDNANASEEKKATPSDETAPTQDNTANETEQTPADENTTAPNDDQQDQHDDASSYKTPDASIGMARA
- the spoIID gene encoding stage II sporulation protein D, whose translation is MVKRLKPVIVLALCLFVAILVIPAALVLPFYDGKVAKLAEQLHKQEQLQRSQAAEGPSVDVAVYRSKEQRVEKIPLEQYVIGVVAAEMPAEFELEALKAQALTARTYIVKQLLANQPFRLPEGANVTDTVTHQVYYSDDELRKLWGSDYDWKMKKITKAVLDTRGQILTYNNEPIEALFFSTSNGYTENSEAYWQNEFPYLKSVASPWDTQSPKFYQRKTMTVAEFERRLGVTLSADGSVGVILSRTPGRRVGEVKVGGKTFTGREVRERLGLPSTDFTWVRKGDDIIITTKGYGHGVGMSQYGANFMAQEGKTYADIVKHYYRGVRISSATAFLNKLTVKK
- the murA gene encoding UDP-N-acetylglucosamine 1-carboxyvinyltransferase, which translates into the protein MEKIIVRGGNRLSGTVKVEGAKNAVLPVIAATLLATKGTSTIHDVPALSDVYTISEVLRYLGADVRIAGNAVMVDATGPLTVEAPFEYVRKMRASVLVMGPLLARNGRARVALPGGCAIGSRPIDQHLKGFEAMGASVKVGNGFIDAEVNGRLRGAKVYLDFPSVGATENIMMAAVLAEGMTVIENCAKEPEIVDLANFLNAMGAKVRGAGTGTIRIEGVDELVGTAHTVIPDRIEAGTFMVAAAITGGNVLVQGAVPEHLSSLIAKLEEMGVTVIEEENGVRVIGPETLKAADIKTMPYPGFPTDMQSQMMALLLKAEGTSMITETVFENRFMHVEEFRRMNADIKIEGRSVIINGPCQLQGAEVAATDLRAAAALILAGLAADGYTRVTELRHLDRGYVRFHEKLAALGADIERVREETEQLDQVQAIEWNG
- a CDS encoding YwmB family TATA-box binding protein produces the protein MRKKQIKWLMALMLTSLFLAAWQYRTEGARGDEWSVPMETMAHTLTQHGASLGRWVIYTREYAHDIQNDADFFKKMAELKQTYRSFRWSFSRTSHWQKAIGKREHPFFQEQIQLVMTVTNGTPQTYILYEATGPTWSQTRWKEAAQHIREKTNGLFVNDPTFYACIEGEFNGNMKGGLFNQASQLLRDFQATPVEWLREESFVSLSAYTGQWKNVLPAANHQKMNMQLALRERLGGKTRVVVGTPIITIEY
- a CDS encoding DUF1146 family protein, translating into MMSIIGQQALVAIIVHLAFMAVTWWTLQAVRIDLLLKPNRVVQGRLLYILLTIAIGSTVANFFLDYWAWSTDLPYLFRD
- the nuoN gene encoding NADH-quinone oxidoreductase subunit NuoN, with the protein product MNDVWQANWSMMTPEWIVLAAAVVLLLIDLAMPKERSRRPLAWGAAAAAVVALAVTAAMIPAEPVSILHDTFRLDGFAKAFKLILLAGGALALLLVAEWEPKEGGRYRGEFVYMMLFALLGAMMVASSGDLLTLFVSIELLTVSSYILAGLRKTATASNEAALKYVINGGIATAIMLFGMSYVFGLTGTTNLGDMARRLQETNETYMLALAFLLLLIGVSFKLATVPFHMWAPDVYEGAPVPATAFFSVVSKTAGFVLLLRLFVTMFAAAPAEGRDPSSLLLSMQPVIAVLAGLTMIIGNVVALRQRSLKRLLAYSSIAHAGYLLAGFAAMSWTMIDSLWIYLLAYVFMNIGAFAIVAHIVNETGSDDLAGLAGLYRHRPLLAAALGLFLLSLAGIPGTAGFIAKLYLFIGLVVTEPGHYVLAAVMAITTVISYVYYFNLLVQLFFRPASLAPLRRLPAGLSTAVVLCALGTLAVGWAPGLAYDVLAQFGHFGDFLP
- a CDS encoding NADH-quinone oxidoreductase subunit M — encoded protein: MIFLSLLVFSPLLGILLLAFVRRTDTKTIQWLGTAATVPPLLLALFAFIQSWRGFPLEQLDEARDWVRLANLPFLTDAAYVIRYELGIDGLSLVFIVLTAVLGTLAAVASVLIKTEKKGYFMWLLALEIGMLGVFAAANFIWFFLFLEVTLVAMFLLVGKWGGFERERAAYGYLLYNGLGSALLLIVIAVLVARTGTANFALLHEMLHNPVAQGQLIAPLTAEARHWLLGGLLLAFAVKLPAVPLHRWLIRVHVEAPPPVVMLHAGVLLKIAAYGMIRFGIGLFPDEFRTFAGAIAVLGVVNVLYGALLALRQRELKHVLAYSSVSHMGVVLVGLGALNEAGIQGAVFQSVAHGLIAALSFLLVGVLANRIGTTDINRLGGLAKAMPLFSGYLLTAALALLGLPGLAGFVGEFTAFLGLFATKPALAAAGALGLIFAAVYSLRAILDITFGRARERYESALGLHGSQESAAGLGEPRGDAIDLQAKEAVPAFVLVVLIVAVGVYPQLLAGPLAAVLETMMNGLGG
- the nuoL gene encoding NADH-quinone oxidoreductase subunit L is translated as MMNLAWVVPLFPLCSFVLLLLFGRKWKKASAYVGIAATFLSLLAAIAVLVGRLGGATHEVNWTWMTIGDVTLTAGVSVTALNAWMLAVVAFVSWLVHIYSQGYMAGDERFSTFYAYLGLFTFAMLGLVLSPNLLQAYIFWELVGLGSFLLIGFYFYKEEAKAAAKKAFIMTRIGDVGFFIGIMLLFWQTKSFDYDDIFRAVGDGTLSPDMTTLTAILIFIGAIGKSGQFPLHTWLPDAMEGPTPVSALIHAATMVAAGVYLVAALFPLFEASEAAMMTVAVIGGVTAIFAATIGLVQTDIKRVLAYSTVSQLGYMMLALGSGSYVAAIFHLTTHAFFKALLFLAAGSVIHAVHTQNIEEMGGLWRRLPWTAPLFLVGALSISGVPLFAGFFSKDEILAAAWANGPVELFWLAVAAALLTSFYMFRLFFLVFAGPARHQGEAHEAPASMVGPMVVLGVLSIASGYIQTPWFGSFLGEWLTDGTYHHEAAPGWLAVVATTVSLAGILLAWLMYGKRTVPRDWLSARTPHVYELLRHHYYIDDLYRWTVVAFVSFLSRLLAYVDRFLVEGLARLAAGIVGTAASAGSRGQNGQAQTYGAVTVAGLAILVVIFALTGGNWL